AGGGAATCGTCTATATTATTTTCCCGAAATATCTTTCGGATGAACGTTCCATAGAAATCATCCCCCACCTCCCCCTGGAACACCGGATGCAGCCCCAGTTTACCCACACCCAGTGCAAACAGGGCGCCTCCGCCGCCTACAAAAGTCTCCATAACCGGAATCTCATTCTCCTGTCCCGGCTCAGGGAACTTTTCTACACCAGGTATTACAATATCAATATTTACATCACCGTAAACGTACAAATCCCATCTTTTTTCGTTCATACTCACTCCTTGGGATACTCACCCTTTGACCGCGCCAATCATAGCGCCTTGGGCAAAATATTTCTGAATAAAAGGATAAACACAGAGAATCGGTACTGTTGTTACCACAACTGCTGCCATTTTTAATGAATCCGAAGTTACGGATGCCGTGTTATGGGCAAGTGCCTGCGCCACGGAAGTAACCTCACGCTGAGAACTCATGGCTTTCGTCAGCATCTGCTGCAATACGGTCTGAACCGGCCATAACTTCGTATTACTCATATAGAATGCTCCGGCAAACCAATCGTTCCAGTGATTCACCGCCGTATAAAGTCCCACCACAGCAATTACCGGCTTACTTAAAGGAAGCATGATTTTTGTATAAATCTGAAAATAACCGCAACCATCAAGTTTTGCCGACTCTTCCAGACTGTCCGGTATCCCCTCAAAGAAGCTTCTCACCATTATAAGGTACGTTACACTCACCAGACTGGGAATTACGTATACCCAGAAAGAGTTCAGCAAATGCAAATTCTTATACTGGATATAAGTAGGAATCATACCGCCGCCAAACAACATGGTAAAGGTAATCAGAATCGTGATGGGCTTACGTCCGGGAAGATCATACTGTTTCAGTACAAAGCCTGCCATCGTAGTGACCATCAGACTTAAAAAAGTTCCGATTCCTGTTCTCGCCAAAGTGATGCTATATGCATTCATGATGCTTCCGTCTTTAAATACCTCTTTAAAATTGTTTAATGTAAATTCTCTTGGCCAGAACCAGATACCGCCCCGGGCGGCATCCTTTCCATCATTAAAAGAAAGAGCCAGTACATTTAAACACGGGAGCAGAATAATCAGACAAAGTGCAATGATTATAATATAAATCAATATCTGCATTGTCAGGTCCATTGGGTTTGTCTTTAAAATTTTTTTCATTCTCTGCCCAATCCTTCCCTCTTTCTTCGGGGGCCGCAAAATGAATTCTTCTTACAAGACATAAGCCGCATCTTATTGAATTTTTGCATTTTGCGCCCCTCCATATCTTATTTATAAAATGTTACTGATTCCGGATTTTCATCGTAAACTTTTTTCACATGATTTTCAAATCTTTCCACACCTGCTGCTTTAAGCTGTGCACGGAAGGACTCAATAATGGATTTTACCTCATCATCTGATTTTGCGAAGCATGCCTGTATGAAGGTTTCCTTCCAGTCCAGAAGCTCCATCTGCATCTTAACATCCGCCAGTTCATCTGCTGATAAGTAAGCCGTGGCATCAAGCCCCGGAACCAGTTTCTTTTCCACCGGATAATCCCTGGCAATCGTTACACTTCTTGCGAAAGCGGACTCACCTGCGGATGCACCGGGACGTGGCTCCCCAAAGTTATCAATGTTGTTTTTATTGGTCAGAACAAATTCAAAAAAGTAATTTCCTGAACCGCCAAGGCCTGAACCAACGGTATTAATCAGATAATCGGTATCGCCATCATTCAACTTTTTGACAACCTCATCCTTTAGCCGCGGATAGCCGTCTACCATGTCATAGGATACTCCCTCAGCACCATACTGGGCGATGATCTGTCCTTCCTTTGTGGACAGCCAGTCAAAGAATTTGAAGATCTCTTCCGGATTCTCAGCATTTGCAGAGATTGCCATACATCCACGGTGAGACTTTCCGTGTACCACTTCCTTGTTGTCTCCCTGAATATCATTCAACGGGCCAAGTGGTACCCAGTCATCACTTCCATATACGATTTCTTCATAGTTATGAACATCTGCCATGATTGCCGAGCTGTGGTTTCTGGAAACTTCTTCTGCACGGGTGGAATCCATGGTAAAGAACTCAGGATTCATAAGTCCTTCGTTAAGAAGTTTTCTTACAAAGTTAATCTGGTCATAGGCATAATCTGTTTCAGCAATATGTTTTACTTTTCCATCTGTATCCAGATTATAATTATCACTGACACCCCAATGATATCCGGCGGTGATGAATTTCAGGGGATCTGCAGAACCACCCCAGTATTTCGGCCCCAATGGATATACATCATTGCCGTTATCATCCTTAAAGCCGCCTTCTTTAATCTTAACCAGCAGGTTATAAAAGTCGTCCTGTGTATTAATTGTTCTCGGATCAATACCAAGTGCCTCAGCAATGGCAGACTGGATGTACATACCGCCCACATACTCTTCCTCCGCATTGTATTCCAGAGAACGGTCAATCTCGTCGATATTCATCTGCCACATATAGACACCGTCCAGATTTTTTCTGAACACAATATTATCATGGGTATCCTGCGGAAGGTAACCATCTTCATAATATTTGGAATAGACCTTACTGTTCTTCATATAATCGGAAACATCTGCAAACATGCCATCCTTGGCAGCCTTATACAGCAGTGGGAATTCCTTTCTTGTGGAGTCATCCAGATAGCTGACAATCACATCTGGGATGGTTCCTGATGCAAATTGGGAAGCCATTACTTTTGAGTCACTGTCTCCGGGTGTATATCGGACATCCAGTTTAATGCCCGTCAGCTCCGTAATCTTCTTCATTGTTTCCGTGTTGTTAATATCATCCGGAAGCGTATTCCCGATATCATCCACATAGGCTTGAACCGTAATGGTACGGTCTGCAATCCAGGTATCTGGCTTATTGGAAGAATCTGTGCTGCTTCCTTCGCTCTTTGCAGTACTGCTGCTGTTACCCTGGCTGCTGCATCCTGCCAGCGTGGTCAAAGCCATGGCTCCGGCCATAGACACTGCCAGCCAATGTTTTAAGGTTTCCCTTTTCATGTTTAATACCTCCCTTAAATTTATTAATATAAAAACATTACCAAAGTCCGACCTCAGTAACCTTCTTACTGAGTTTATTGCATACTACGACCAATACAAGACCTACAAATCCCTGTATCAAGCCAATTGCAGTCGCATAACCAAACTGTCCGCCCTGAATACCGGTCCGAAGTACAAAGACATCGAGAGTATCTGCCAGTGACATGTTACCAGGCGTGCGCAGAAGCCAGACTTGCTCTACACCGGAGGAAAGCAGTCCTCCCACTCCCATGATGAACAGAAGGCCTATGGTTCCTCGTATACTTGGCAGTGTAATATGCCACATCTTTTTTAACTTGCCGCAGCCATCCATTTCTGACGCTTCGTACAGAGAAGTATCCACCGAACTGATTGCCGCAAGATAGATGATGGAATCCCAACCGATATTCCTCCACAAATCCATAGAAAACAGAATGCGGAAAAAATATTTTGCATCCATCAGGAAAAACGTACTTCCATCTCCTCCCAATGCTGAAATCGCCTGATTCAGCACACCTGTATTGGGCGCCAGAATTCTCTGCAGCATCGTAACGATAATAATCGAAGATAGAAAGTGAGGCAGATATGTAACCGTCTGTGTAACCTTCTTGAACTTCATGCTGCGAAGCTCATTTAACATCA
This genomic stretch from Lacrimispora sphenoides harbors:
- a CDS encoding carbohydrate ABC transporter permease: MKKILKTNPMDLTMQILIYIIIIALCLIILLPCLNVLALSFNDGKDAARGGIWFWPREFTLNNFKEVFKDGSIMNAYSITLARTGIGTFLSLMVTTMAGFVLKQYDLPGRKPITILITFTMLFGGGMIPTYIQYKNLHLLNSFWVYVIPSLVSVTYLIMVRSFFEGIPDSLEESAKLDGCGYFQIYTKIMLPLSKPVIAVVGLYTAVNHWNDWFAGAFYMSNTKLWPVQTVLQQMLTKAMSSQREVTSVAQALAHNTASVTSDSLKMAAVVVTTVPILCVYPFIQKYFAQGAMIGAVKG
- a CDS encoding extracellular solute-binding protein, with the protein product MKRETLKHWLAVSMAGAMALTTLAGCSSQGNSSSTAKSEGSSTDSSNKPDTWIADRTITVQAYVDDIGNTLPDDINNTETMKKITELTGIKLDVRYTPGDSDSKVMASQFASGTIPDVIVSYLDDSTRKEFPLLYKAAKDGMFADVSDYMKNSKVYSKYYEDGYLPQDTHDNIVFRKNLDGVYMWQMNIDEIDRSLEYNAEEEYVGGMYIQSAIAEALGIDPRTINTQDDFYNLLVKIKEGGFKDDNGNDVYPLGPKYWGGSADPLKFITAGYHWGVSDNYNLDTDGKVKHIAETDYAYDQINFVRKLLNEGLMNPEFFTMDSTRAEEVSRNHSSAIMADVHNYEEIVYGSDDWVPLGPLNDIQGDNKEVVHGKSHRGCMAISANAENPEEIFKFFDWLSTKEGQIIAQYGAEGVSYDMVDGYPRLKDEVVKKLNDGDTDYLINTVGSGLGGSGNYFFEFVLTNKNNIDNFGEPRPGASAGESAFARSVTIARDYPVEKKLVPGLDATAYLSADELADVKMQMELLDWKETFIQACFAKSDDEVKSIIESFRAQLKAAGVERFENHVKKVYDENPESVTFYK
- a CDS encoding ABC transporter permease encodes the protein MQYEPPKQPLGKRLFRYWPLYVMLLPCIVYYILICYVPMAGLVLAFKDYSFKKGIWGSPWVGLRYFKTFFSSYDAPRLVKNTLTVGVIKCILEFPFAIVLALMLNELRSMKFKKVTQTVTYLPHFLSSIIIVTMLQRILAPNTGVLNQAISALGGDGSTFFLMDAKYFFRILFSMDLWRNIGWDSIIYLAAISSVDTSLYEASEMDGCGKLKKMWHITLPSIRGTIGLLFIMGVGGLLSSGVEQVWLLRTPGNMSLADTLDVFVLRTGIQGGQFGYATAIGLIQGFVGLVLVVVCNKLSKKVTEVGLW